From the Callospermophilus lateralis isolate mCalLat2 chromosome 10, mCalLat2.hap1, whole genome shotgun sequence genome, the window aagtATAAAGGgtcaacaattatatgaaaaatgttcaacatttttagccatcagggaaatgcatatcaagattggggttgtggctcagcagcagagcacttgcctagcaccagcaaggccctgggttggatcctccagaccacataaaaataaataaataaagggaaatgcacatcaaaactCTACtgagcagtggtgcatgcctgtaatcctagctgctagggagcctgaggcaggaggattgtgagttcaaatccagcctcagcaacttagtgaggcccttagcaactcagtgagaccctgtctctaaatagaatacaaataaggatctggggatgtggctcagtggttaaaggcccctgggttcgatccccagtacaaaaacaagAAAACCTATACTTAGATTCAGTGTCACTACAGTTAGAagggcagccatcaagaatacaaacagcaaatgctggtgaggatgggaTGACAGGGTAAGAAACCCTTACACACTGTTggtggaaatataaattagtatagccactgtggaaattagtatgggggttgtTCAAAAGGCTAAAAATAAATCTTCCATATGATGCAGCTATACCACTTTAGGGtatttatcaaaaaataaaaaataaagacagcaCATTTTACAGATAACATGCAtaccatgtttattgcagcacggtTCACATTAGCCAAGTTATGGGATCAACCAAGGTGTCTGTCAAAAGATAAATGGATAAGgagaaaaacatatatatatatatatatatatatatatatatatatatatagaaaattatatacatgtatgtatatatacatatatgcacacactcacacacaatgcAGTTTTATTCAGACGTAAAGAAGAATAAATGTcacttgcagaaaaatggatgaaactggagaccaTAATTTTTTGGAGTGAATAAGTCAAAATCAGAGAGAAAAGTACCATGTAttttctctcatgtgtggaaGCTAGAAGGGAATAAAAGGACCCCATGAAATTAGAAGGGAGACTAggagagtagagggaagggatcCCAGAAGAAGGAACAGTGGGGGAAgcactggggaatgaaattgatccAATTATGGTTTTGTGTATGTACAAATAAGCCAAGTGAAAGTTACGATTCTGTACATTTTATATTCACTGATGAATGGAAGAAAAGCAGGCAGGCCAGCAGACAGGCAGACAATATGAGAGATAAGTGTTTTGCAAGAATGTAGTGAAATTGAAGCACACTGGGTTCCCTGGAATGTAAACCAAGAAAAAAAACATTGGAAATAAAACAGGGTAGACACACATGTTCATTTGAAAGGCACACACAGTACCAAATCAGTGTTTGTTAGGTAAatacaataaatacataaattaagtATATTTGATTTAAATTCACGATTGCATTTGATTCTACACCCAACATAAATGAAGTGtttaattttgagaaattttGCTTTACCACTTAGAGCCACAGctgttgtaaggaaaaaaaagatcATATTTGGCAAgacctgggtgaggaagtaccagggattaaacccagggggaacaatttaaccattgagccacatccccagccctttgttttttgagacaggctctctccAAATTGCTTAAGATCTctttaaattgttgaggctggctttaaacttgggatctccCGGTTTCAACCAGCCAAATCGCccagattacagacatgcaccaccacgcctaggaaaatcatattttaaaacagTAAAATGGTGGACATAGAActgctcaataaaaaagaaaaaaagttaattaTGTTGCTTTAATTTTAATAATGCAATTAACAGTTTTATTACAGGCCTTAACCTTCAGGAACAAACTACCATAAAGCCTTtcattttagtatttaaaaagcacttttcctgaaagaaaaatcTGCATTTTGCATTTATTCTTAAGATAAAACGACTgtcaaacattaaaaagaatttcAGGCCGGGCATGGTGCTGCAAGCCTGCAATGCTAGTaactcctgaggctgaggcaagaggatcaggagttcaaagccaatctcagcaacagtAGGTGATAACCTAGCgagaccctaactctaaataaaatacataaagagctggggatgtggctagtgatccggtgcccctgagtttaaagtACCTACCCCTCccctcaaaaataataataataataataataataataataataagttcaGAATGGGaaccttgcttagcatgtgtaagtccctgagttcaatccccaccaccaaAAAGAACAAAGGGGGATGGGGGGGACTTTAAGTAGCCTTTGGGTGGGTTGGCGGTTGGGGATTACTAGGTGCAGGGGACTTTTGGAGTGCTTTCCCCAGAATCCTGGAAAACATGAATTCTAACATTAGCCCTCTTCAAATTCTATGCCTGTTTTTAATCCCTCCACCCAAGAAACACCAGTGATTCTGCCCCCCAAGGACCCACACAGGTATTTCCCCACAGCCAAAGCTATTAGCCAGCCGACTCCTCCCATCTAGGGGCGGAGCTCCGTAGGGGCGGGGCTTAGCGTGACAATGGAGCTTGGGTTGCTCAGGCAACATAACTGGCCCTCCAGGGCGCATCCGGGTCAGTGCATAGGAGCAAGGTTCCAAAGCCAGACGCCAAGCACAGCAGCGGGCGCAGATCCATAGAAGCCAGGACTGCGGCCCACCTGAAAGCTTAGCGCACCTCACCTATCCTCCTGACCCGACTGTCACTGCGCGCAGCAACTGCCACCTGTGCTCCGCACTCACTTTGCCCCGAAACCAGAGCATCCACCAAGCGCCTTCGACATGGTGGGCATTCGTCCACGAAGCCCCAGCGCCTGCCCCGCGCCCTGGGGGGGACCACAGCCTGAAGGACCTGGTCCTGCCAAACGCCGCCGACTAGACGACCCTGCAGACCCCGCAGAGCCCCCGGCGGCACCCAACCTGCAAAACTCTGCAGCATCAGCAGCAGCAGCCAACGCCACCGCGCTCCCCTCCGTGGTGGTTCTGGCCGCGGGCTGCTCCTTACAGGTACCCATGGACGACGGCCACCTGGTGCTACAGCCTGCGCCATCCTCGGTCCTGCAAGTGAATCTCCAAGGACACAACCTCATTCTGATCCCTGAGGGCCTCGTGGGAGCCACCCACCAACGCCCAGGAGGTCAGGGAGACTGTCCTGGAGACCCGGAACTGGGCGCCTTCCTGAGACCCCTCGGTGAGAACAGGGTCGTCGAGCAGGGATTCTTCTGCGAATTTATGCCAGAGATCGTCAGAAAAATAGAGGAGTTCGAGGAGCAATGGATGGACCCTCCAGCCGGCCCGCGGGGGCCCATCCCATTTCTCCCTGCTTGGGCCCCCACCCCTAGTCCAGTGAGGCGCTCTTCTAATCCCGCCTACGACGTGGATTTCCACCTTCTGAGGCCCTTCCCCACCTCACCGCTGCAACCTCTACCTCCCTCTCCAAGTTCAAGTCCCCAGGCGCCTCCTCAGTGCTCTCCACACCCTAGGAGCAAAGCCTGCAGATGTCTCTTCTAGGAAGAAAGGAACTTCTCCCCACCCCACCACCGGACCCAACTCCTGGACACTCTCCTGGGGGGCATGCTGGATCCTCAGAGCCCCTCAATAGTCAGCAATTCTGTACTGACAATTGTTTTTTCTGTACCGGATTGTAAGGAAATAAAGACTTCAGGAAGAGAAGGCAGACTCCACAATTCATCTTGGAAATGGAAAATCTTCAGGGAAACCAAAAACTgtgttttcagattttggagacTTCTTCACAGGATCATtctctaaacacacacacaccatttccCTGCATTTTGTAGACGTTGTTTTCTCTCAAAATGCACTTTTTAACTCATATCACCACTCCCCTCTTTTTCCCCCAAACCAAGAAATCATTGGATTTCTTCTGCTGTGAGTTTCCTTCTGTGTTTTCCCATGGATTTATGAAGACATTCAGCCATAGCATGTCTAGTTCTTGATTTTTCCAGCTGCTGCCCCAGTGAACTGCCAAATAGTATGATGGTTGCTACATCTGATTGTATGGTGTTTGTTCTCAGCAGTCTCTTAACCTGTTGGAAGAAATTCTCTTCCAATCTTACTTCTGAATGTAAATGAGATTTATGTGGAATTTTATCCGATGTTGTCAGCATGCAttggaatatattttttaaatatattcatctgGTGATTTAAACCAATAGACTGATGGAAATGTTTGCTTTACTGCTATTCCACAGTGTTTTCTACCATTTAAATTGTACCCTGATTTTTTTCTAATGTAAATAAAACTTGTAACATTTGAAATGTTAATTTATTACCGTGTTTGCTTCATTTCTATAAagtaaaatattacaaaactgaAGTCAAAGGGTCATTTCATTTCAAAACTTCAGTAACTATTCAGTTTGACCAGCGAACCTtactaattattttaattatttagttgtagctgaacagaatacctttattttatttattcatctattttttatgtgatgctgaggattgaacacagtgcctccatGGACTAGGCAAGGGTTCTATTGCTGAGCTACAGCTCCAACCCCACATAACCAATTCTTTCCtatcattttattctttatttttaaaactgcttCAAGGTGTTTATTATCAGTGGCTGATGGAAAATTCTCCATCAAAAGTCGTCATTTTTGAGCATCGGGTATCTGTCCAGCAAATCAGGGTACGGCCAAAGGAAGCTTCACAGTGTCCAACTTTATTGCCCTCAACCTCCATCCAACTGTGGTTTTAATGGTGGCAAAAACCATTATTTTGGAATTGAAAAGGTCTTCTAGCATAAAACTATTCATTCCTATTTGTACCGGGACGCAACACTCTCTaaagaaacccagagtgcctcatctcttttttttttcatttttttcacattttattggtatattataattatttgtatttatgtcgtaatttttatttattttttcttttttattggttgttcaaagcattacatagctcttgacatatcatatttcatacattacctTTTAATGATTACATTCTACTCATTCAGTCTAGCCTCAATCTTCATCTGGCTGAAGAATATCCTTTAATAGTTATTTCCACCATGTCCTATGTGCGGTAAACTATCTTGGTTCTATAAGTTTGAACATGGTTTTGCATGATAAACTCTCTTAGTATTGTATGCCTGAAAAGGCCAATATTACTCATGTATGAACATttcaatttggtgtcaacataccttatacatattcagagatatgataaattattgtatagtggtgtattaagaattgtaatgcaaaataaatttcaaaaagaaaaaaatgacattaTTACATATTCATTCTTAAATATAAAATGATATGTAACTGCTTGAACAATATTCGCCTATTGCCATTTTTGTGGTTGCAAGATAAAAAGTCTGCCAATCAATTTGTTATACCTTTATATGTGACTTTTCtactcattgtagtatttttaaattgtcttattttacactttgtgttccttgatttttaaatgtttttattattgcattatagttatacataatagtgggattcattttgGACACTCATACATGCatagaatataattggttccatatTAATACCCGGTACTTccactttcccttccctcctctctcccctattcctcttcctctctactagtcttccttctatttatttttagcttttttaaTCAGTTTCTTTATAGATAATACATAATGATAGAATGCACTATgacatattcacatatgtacatagcataatatgatcaatttcattccacagttcctcccttttcccatccctcctccttctccctcaaTTCCCTTCTTCCATTCCACTGATGTCccaaaggaaaaaattaagagCATGAATAAAGAGCTTACAGaatgagaaaatctttaccactacTCTTCTGACAGGGAATTAATACTTAGAATATATTAAGAACTCGAAAAGCTTAATCCtccaaaaaaatcacaaaaaaaaaaacaattagtgggcaaaagaactaaacacacgtctgaaaagaagaaatacaaacgactaacaaacatgaaaaaaaatgttcaaaatgttcaacatccctagaaatcagggaaatgtacatcaaaactacattgagatttcatctccaattagaatggcaatcatcaagaataaaaaaataataaatactggcAAGGATGTAGAGGAAGTAATACACTCAAACATTGTTAGTGGGACTACAAATTTGTAGAATCActgtgtaaagcagtatggagatttgagTCTCAACAGGAACACAACCATCATATGACCCAACTAccttgatatttatccaaaagactaatatcagcatactatagggatatagacacatcagtgtttatagcaatgcaagtcacaatagtcaagttatggaaccagcccaggtgcccatcaacagaggagtggagagagaaaatatggtgtgtgtatatgtacatattttgtgtatatgtgtgtgtgtgtgtgtgtgtgtgtgtgtgtatacagtcataaagaagaatgaaactatgttATTTGCTGGCAAATAGATGAAACTGGAGACCATCatgtaagtgaaataaaccagagtcAGAGAGTCAAAGatgaaatgttttctctcacatgcagAAGCAAGAGAAATATAAAGGGGGAGAGGGTGATCacattttagtattttaaaaaatgtttatttgccTTTCGTGTCTACAGCCTTCCTGCAATGTTGTCTAGAGGTAGGCTCTCTTTCCCTTTGCCTTGATAGAATTTAACAAAATCTTAGGCTCTGTAATTTCAGTATATCTCACATATCCCCAGGTAAAAAATCCAATCACATATATAATGGCATTATCCAATCTATCTTTTGTTTATGCTTCTGTAGGAAAGTTTTTGTTTCaatgattttatttgttttcctcGATTTTTACCACTTCTTGTTTTAAAACTTCTCACACTGGGTATCAGAAAGTCCTATTTAGGTATGTTCATGGATATTGCTTCAATACTTAAGAGTTTAAACTTAACAGTTCAGTTAATTCAatttccttttgttgttgttgttgtgtttgtactagagattgaactcaggggcattcgaccactgagccacaacccagcctttttatattttatttagagacagggtctcactgagatacttagggccttgctaagttgttgaggctgcctttgaacttgtgaccctcctgcctcagagttactgggattgtaggcatgcgaCACCATTCCTGGCTAATTCAATTTCCTTACAAGTAAAATCTCCCATTGTTTATAATCACATTGCATTTCCTCCTAGTTAGTAGACATCATTGGTGGGAATAGACTGGGAATTAATCTTCAGTATCCACACTTTCCACTTCCTAGTTCACCAAGGACCACAACTCAGAATCAGACCTTTGGAACTCTTTTAACTGGTctctctgaaaaattacaggtctTATCCCCAAGCAATCCCACAGCTGCTCATTCTCAGTTTCCACCTGCCTCTCCTGATCCACTGCAGGCCCCTTGAAATAGTGGTCAGTGCCTCCTCAGCCTCTGACCATGGCAGTAGGCTGATTTTCAGACACCTAAAAGGAGTCGAAATCCCAAATGCCACTCTATATTTTAGTCTTACTACaagaaatacattaaaatacCATCTCTGCATTCAGAAATAGAACTTCCTACTCCATTTCTGATACCTAGAAGTCTGTATCTTCCTTTGGATAGTAGATATCAACTTTAATATGATTTAATACATCAATGCTGTGTCTCCAGTAGAGGAAATCTCTTTGTATTTACTATTGTCTTGTCCACAGTTCCCACCATGACTcaaccctccctcctcctccctcaatAGCTCAGCAGTTAGTCAGTCATAAATCTCTACCTAATTGTCTGCTCATTCTGTAGGTCGGTGGCCCTATCTACAAAACTGTGTCTTCTATTACGAAAGCCTCCTGATCTAAACTAGACACTAAGCACATCCATTTTCAGTCACATGTTAATGGAACAGTTCCAAGAGATCCTTAAAAACAATTCTCTAGAAAGCCATGGagaaaaattcatatttttaatgGGATAGCACGTATTAAAAGATGTAAGAGAAATCCTTCAAA encodes:
- the LOC143407935 gene encoding proline-rich protein 23C-like, which encodes MVGIRPRSPSACPAPWGGPQPEGPGPAKRRRLDDPADPAEPPAAPNLQNSAASAAAANATALPSVVVLAAGCSLQVPMDDGHLVLQPAPSSVLQVNLQGHNLILIPEGLVGATHQRPGGQGDCPGDPELGAFLRPLGENRVVEQGFFCEFMPEIVRKIEEFEEQWMDPPAGPRGPIPFLPAWAPTPSPVRRSSNPAYDVDFHLLRPFPTSPLQPLPPSPSSSPQAPPQCSPHPRSKACRCLF